In a single window of the Desulfovibrio sp. ZJ209 genome:
- a CDS encoding FAD-dependent oxidoreductase translates to MSEQFYDVIIVGAGIAGSSAAITAASAGLDVLLLEQADTPGKMNMTGGRIYTRALKKLLPDFASTAPLQRTVTNERVSVLTEEAASTLEYFNALAGSADEASASSTVLRKSFDAWLAHEAEKAGAKLRVSQRVIDLIKNNDTVCGVKTGTDTFNAHVIILAEGASSLLGQKVGLVKKHDPAKYATGAKEVIHLGAEVVDERFNCKGGTGVAWLFLGYPSTGQMGGGFLYTNKDSISLGMVVGMKDARESNTSVLQMLADFKKHPLIEPLIKDGEVIARGGHMVPEGGYNAIPELADNGLLIVGDAASLCLNLGYTIRGMDLAILSGIAAANTAIRAKKADNYSRDYLWSYYDELEKENIFPDMRHYKHIPEFLHNERIFTTYPKLVNNFMQEIFTVDSGSEPAWKKISRYVQRAGILHIIKDVWQGIKSF, encoded by the coding sequence ATGAGTGAGCAATTTTATGATGTGATCATCGTCGGAGCAGGGATTGCCGGGAGTTCTGCCGCCATCACGGCAGCCAGTGCCGGGCTGGATGTCCTTTTGCTGGAACAGGCAGATACGCCAGGCAAAATGAACATGACAGGCGGACGGATATACACCCGGGCTCTGAAAAAGCTCCTGCCGGATTTTGCCTCCACGGCGCCGCTGCAAAGAACTGTCACCAACGAGAGGGTTTCGGTCCTTACCGAGGAGGCAGCGTCAACGCTCGAGTATTTTAATGCCCTCGCGGGCAGCGCAGACGAGGCGTCCGCCTCCTCCACCGTCCTGCGAAAGAGCTTCGATGCATGGCTGGCGCACGAGGCGGAAAAAGCCGGGGCCAAACTGCGTGTCTCCCAACGGGTAATCGACCTCATTAAAAACAATGACACCGTTTGCGGTGTAAAGACCGGTACGGATACCTTTAATGCCCATGTGATCATTCTAGCGGAGGGAGCCAGTTCCCTGCTTGGGCAGAAAGTGGGCCTCGTGAAAAAACACGACCCTGCCAAGTACGCCACTGGCGCCAAGGAAGTTATCCATCTGGGCGCGGAAGTGGTTGACGAACGCTTCAACTGTAAAGGCGGCACCGGCGTCGCGTGGCTGTTTTTGGGCTATCCATCCACAGGACAAATGGGCGGCGGCTTCCTCTATACAAACAAGGACAGCATTTCCCTCGGGATGGTAGTGGGGATGAAGGATGCCAGGGAAAGCAATACTTCCGTCCTTCAAATGCTGGCTGATTTCAAGAAACACCCACTTATCGAGCCTTTAATCAAGGATGGCGAAGTCATTGCACGCGGTGGCCATATGGTGCCCGAGGGCGGCTACAATGCCATTCCCGAATTGGCCGATAATGGCTTGCTGATCGTCGGTGACGCGGCGTCACTTTGCCTGAATCTTGGCTACACCATCCGGGGCATGGATCTTGCCATCCTTTCGGGGATAGCTGCGGCCAATACCGCGATACGCGCCAAAAAGGCGGACAATTATTCGCGCGATTATCTATGGTCGTATTATGATGAGCTAGAAAAGGAGAATATCTTCCCGGATATGAGGCACTATAAACATATTCCAGAATTTCTCCATAATGAACGCATCTTCACCACCTATCCAAAACTCGTCAACAACTTCATGCAGGAAATTTTTACGGTTGACAGTGGCAGCGAACCGGCATGGAAGAAAATCTCGCGGTATGTACAAAGAGCCGGCATACTCCATATTATAAAAGATGTCTGGCAAGGGATAAAGTCGTTTTAG
- a CDS encoding aldo/keto reductase — MVGAWKALEEAKKEGLIKSIGVSNMTPNLWKKYVSQFATVPAVNQVECNPFFQQRALRKLLEPADVKIEAYFPLGHGDKKLLENPVISALAQKYGKNPGQIILRFEVQDGLIVLPKSTNPARIKGNIDIFDFELTVSEMADIRGLDTGHGAHDPETPGMGEWLLANYKVHD; from the coding sequence GTGGTGGGGGCGTGGAAAGCCCTTGAGGAGGCGAAAAAGGAGGGCCTGATAAAATCCATCGGCGTAAGCAACATGACGCCGAATCTCTGGAAAAAGTATGTCAGCCAGTTCGCCACCGTGCCCGCTGTGAACCAGGTGGAGTGCAACCCATTTTTTCAGCAGCGCGCCTTGAGGAAACTCCTTGAGCCGGCGGATGTGAAAATCGAGGCGTATTTTCCTCTCGGCCACGGTGACAAAAAGCTGCTTGAAAATCCCGTGATCTCGGCGCTTGCGCAAAAATATGGGAAAAATCCGGGCCAGATCATCCTTCGCTTTGAAGTGCAGGATGGCCTCATCGTCTTGCCCAAGTCAACGAATCCCGCAAGGATCAAGGGAAATATCGATATTTTTGATTTTGAGCTTACAGTTTCCGAAATGGCGGACATCCGTGGGCTGGACACCGGGCACGGCGCACACGACCCCGAAACGCCCGGCATGGGTGAATGGCTCCTTGCGAATTACAAGGTCCATGACTAG
- a CDS encoding aldo/keto reductase, whose translation MKEVLLNDGNLIPAVGFGVFLIPNDGSTYKAVMDALKVGYRHIDTAAAYFNEEEVGKAVRDSGIPREEIFITSKLWIQDYGYEEAKKGIRASLEKLKTAGSTSICSTSLILTWWGRGKPLRRRKRRA comes from the coding sequence ATGAAAGAAGTGCTCTTGAACGACGGCAACCTGATCCCTGCGGTGGGCTTTGGCGTGTTTCTCATCCCCAATGACGGCTCGACCTATAAGGCCGTAATGGACGCACTGAAAGTTGGCTACCGCCATATCGACACCGCCGCTGCCTACTTCAACGAGGAGGAAGTCGGGAAGGCTGTCCGGGATTCCGGCATTCCACGAGAGGAAATATTCATCACCAGCAAGCTCTGGATTCAGGATTACGGCTATGAGGAGGCGAAAAAAGGCATCCGCGCATCGCTGGAAAAGCTTAAGACAGCTGGATCGACCTCTATCTGCTCCACCAGCCTTATTTTGACGTGGTGGGGGCGTGGAAAGCCCTTGAGGAGGCGAAAAAGGAGGGCCTGA
- a CDS encoding alpha/beta fold hydrolase — MNIRMKFATGFLAAFCLCAGNALAEPEKPLSLRTMGSLLFGGTVQKKPNGDTFHGDHGYAQYYIPENSRQFPLIFWHGMMQSGKTWESTPDGREGFQAIFPRNDWPVYIIDQPRRGRAGYTQSTPASKDDVPAASRESATWTVFRNGIWTPPDDATLFDVTQFPASAGAIDQFFRQQTPNTGDEPRTNEHRKYMAETLRALLDRTGESVLVTHSNSGQYGWFSAMESPERLKAVVAYEPGQFVLPENEPFKEVPTDNKIAAEVLRPILVPESEFKKLAQMPILVIFGDNIADAPNADFNQEAWRVIREWGSQFVDAVNRHGGDATLVELPEIGLKGNPHALMADKNNVDVAKHLMDWLRQKGLDTRQQPHNGPTPLKLGPATIPLQ; from the coding sequence TTGAATATTCGCATGAAATTTGCCACCGGCTTCCTGGCGGCCTTCTGCCTCTGCGCGGGCAACGCTCTCGCGGAACCAGAGAAACCGCTGTCTCTTCGCACAATGGGCAGCTTGCTTTTCGGCGGAACAGTACAAAAGAAACCCAATGGCGACACATTTCACGGTGACCACGGATACGCTCAATACTACATCCCGGAAAATTCCCGCCAGTTTCCCCTTATTTTCTGGCACGGCATGATGCAATCCGGGAAGACATGGGAGTCCACGCCCGACGGCAGGGAAGGTTTCCAGGCCATTTTCCCCCGGAACGACTGGCCTGTTTATATCATCGACCAGCCGAGGCGGGGCCGGGCAGGGTACACGCAGTCCACCCCGGCCTCCAAGGACGATGTGCCGGCAGCCAGCCGGGAGAGCGCCACCTGGACCGTCTTTCGCAATGGCATCTGGACGCCGCCCGACGACGCCACCCTTTTTGACGTGACGCAGTTTCCGGCATCAGCGGGCGCCATCGACCAGTTCTTCCGCCAGCAGACTCCCAATACCGGCGATGAACCACGGACCAACGAACATCGGAAGTACATGGCCGAAACCCTGCGGGCGCTCCTTGACCGCACGGGCGAATCCGTGCTCGTCACGCACTCCAACAGTGGCCAGTACGGCTGGTTTTCCGCCATGGAAAGCCCGGAACGGCTAAAGGCTGTCGTTGCCTATGAGCCCGGCCAGTTCGTGCTCCCGGAGAACGAGCCTTTCAAGGAAGTGCCTACGGACAATAAAATCGCCGCCGAGGTATTGCGGCCCATCCTCGTACCCGAGAGCGAATTTAAAAAGCTGGCCCAAATGCCCATACTGGTGATTTTTGGCGACAATATCGCCGACGCTCCAAACGCCGATTTCAACCAGGAGGCCTGGCGCGTCATCCGGGAGTGGGGCAGCCAGTTCGTGGACGCCGTCAACAGGCACGGGGGCGACGCGACACTGGTCGAGTTGCCTGAAATCGGTCTCAAGGGCAACCCCCACGCTCTGATGGCGGATAAAAACAATGTGGATGTGGCGAAGCATCTCATGGACTGGCTGCGCCAGAAGGGCCTTGATACAAGGCAGCAGCCGCACAACGGCCCCACGCCATTGAAACTGGGGCCCGCGACCATTCCCTTGCAATAA
- a CDS encoding nuclear transport factor 2 family protein — protein MADLSEYKAIVRTLETYRVEGCAANVAGGKRAFHEKAVMNGSGKDGYVLGPAHTLYDLYGQVGPAPDAIWHIDVLDRAGNTAIGRIVIKNWHGKDFVDCHELIKENGEWKIIAKTAQELEERPCPNLPVLRVRWK, from the coding sequence ATGGCAGACTTAAGCGAGTACAAGGCGATCGTGAGGACGCTGGAAACGTATCGCGTGGAGGGCTGCGCGGCCAATGTGGCCGGCGGGAAGAGGGCTTTCCATGAAAAAGCGGTCATGAACGGCTCGGGTAAGGACGGCTACGTTCTCGGGCCCGCCCATACCCTCTACGACCTCTACGGGCAGGTTGGCCCCGCGCCGGATGCCATCTGGCATATCGATGTGCTGGATAGAGCGGGTAATACGGCCATCGGCCGCATTGTCATCAAAAACTGGCACGGCAAGGACTTCGTGGATTGCCACGAGCTGATCAAGGAAAACGGCGAGTGGAAAATCATCGCCAAGACCGCTCAGGAACTGGAGGAGCGGCCATGTCCGAATTTGCCTGTCTTGCGCGTCCGCTGGAAATAG
- a CDS encoding FAD-dependent oxidoreductase has translation MSEFACLARPLEIGAVRIKNRFCMAPIGGGQHHRPEGGLKDETIQYLVERAKGGFGLIFTGAIATDHTVDPYTGVGPAILQNPDAFRMTTIELNERAAVYGAKIFAQLTMGLGRNYPKLPAPSVMPVYGHPGEYSPALSTEQIKSKIDSLVRSALIAKNSGFAGVEVHSIHWGYLLDQFALAMFNKRMDDYGGSLENRLRAAREIIEGIKQECGTDFPVSMRLGLKTFIRDFGQATLSGEDEMGRTIEEGVRIAQLLEAYGYDCLNVDTGTYDAFYYACPPMYMPKGYGVELAARAKQAVAIPILAGGRMNDPFMAEKAVCEGKIDAVVLGRAALADPDYPNKVLSGHPDEIRPCIACNQGCLTRLQQGKQPSCAVNPQAMRELRFALRPAATKKKVVVVGGGPAGMEAARVAATRGHEVILLEKGKELGGNLIPGGSHTFKKEVRELNAWYRQELERLPVDVRLGTEATPEMLQELAPDVVILATGSSPVEISVPGGADGKVLGCLEALENPGKVGERVVVIGGGLVGCEMALEYAMDGKRVTVVEALPRILSAGIPNPIPNAQMLPDLFEKYGVTVLTGHKFAGFSDGKALLEGENGKVAVDADTVVTAIGFRPRASLKSRLEPDGATVYEIGDQRSVATILQAIWDGFEIGNNI, from the coding sequence ATGTCCGAATTTGCCTGTCTTGCGCGTCCGCTGGAAATAGGCGCGGTCCGCATTAAGAACCGGTTCTGCATGGCCCCCATCGGCGGCGGTCAGCATCACAGGCCCGAAGGCGGCCTCAAGGACGAGACCATCCAGTACTTGGTGGAACGCGCCAAGGGCGGCTTCGGGCTGATCTTCACCGGGGCCATAGCCACGGACCATACGGTCGACCCGTATACCGGGGTCGGGCCGGCCATTTTGCAGAATCCCGACGCCTTCCGCATGACCACCATCGAGCTCAACGAGCGCGCGGCCGTGTACGGCGCGAAAATCTTCGCCCAACTGACCATGGGCCTCGGGCGCAACTATCCCAAGTTGCCCGCGCCTTCCGTCATGCCGGTCTACGGACACCCCGGCGAATATTCCCCGGCCCTGAGCACGGAACAGATCAAGTCCAAGATCGACTCGCTGGTGCGCTCGGCGCTCATCGCCAAAAACAGCGGCTTCGCCGGGGTGGAGGTGCATTCCATCCACTGGGGCTATTTGCTCGACCAGTTCGCCCTCGCCATGTTCAACAAGCGCATGGACGACTATGGCGGCAGCCTCGAGAACCGGCTCCGCGCCGCACGGGAAATCATCGAAGGCATCAAGCAGGAATGCGGGACGGACTTTCCCGTCAGCATGCGCCTCGGCCTCAAGACCTTCATCAGGGATTTCGGCCAGGCCACCCTTTCCGGCGAGGACGAAATGGGCCGCACCATCGAGGAGGGTGTGCGCATCGCGCAACTGCTCGAGGCCTACGGCTACGACTGCCTCAACGTGGATACGGGCACCTATGACGCCTTTTATTACGCCTGCCCGCCCATGTACATGCCCAAGGGTTACGGCGTGGAGCTGGCCGCGCGCGCCAAGCAGGCGGTGGCCATCCCCATCCTCGCGGGCGGCCGCATGAACGACCCCTTCATGGCGGAAAAGGCGGTTTGCGAGGGGAAGATCGACGCGGTGGTGCTGGGGCGCGCCGCCCTGGCCGACCCGGACTACCCCAACAAGGTGCTCTCAGGGCACCCGGATGAAATCCGGCCCTGCATCGCCTGCAACCAAGGCTGCCTCACGCGGCTCCAGCAGGGCAAGCAGCCCTCGTGCGCGGTCAATCCGCAGGCCATGCGGGAGCTGCGCTTCGCGCTCAGGCCCGCCGCCACGAAGAAAAAGGTCGTCGTGGTCGGGGGCGGCCCGGCGGGCATGGAGGCGGCGCGGGTCGCGGCAACACGCGGCCATGAGGTCATCCTGCTGGAAAAGGGCAAGGAGCTCGGCGGCAACCTCATCCCGGGCGGCTCCCATACCTTCAAGAAAGAGGTGCGCGAGCTCAACGCCTGGTACCGGCAGGAGCTTGAGCGGCTGCCCGTGGACGTGCGCCTCGGGACCGAGGCCACGCCGGAGATGCTCCAAGAGCTGGCTCCCGATGTCGTCATCCTCGCCACAGGCTCAAGCCCGGTTGAAATCTCCGTTCCAGGCGGCGCGGACGGCAAGGTTCTCGGTTGCCTCGAGGCGCTGGAGAACCCCGGCAAGGTCGGCGAGCGCGTGGTGGTCATCGGGGGCGGCCTCGTGGGCTGCGAGATGGCGCTGGAATATGCCATGGACGGCAAGCGGGTGACGGTGGTGGAGGCGCTGCCGCGCATCCTGTCCGCCGGCATCCCCAACCCCATCCCCAATGCCCAGATGTTGCCGGACCTGTTTGAAAAGTACGGGGTGACGGTGCTCACGGGCCACAAATTCGCGGGCTTCAGCGACGGCAAGGCGCTCCTGGAAGGCGAAAACGGTAAGGTCGCGGTCGATGCGGACACCGTCGTCACCGCCATCGGCTTCCGGCCGCGCGCTTCGCTGAAAAGCCGCCTCGAGCCGGACGGCGCCACTGTCTATGAAATCGGCGACCAGCGCTCGGTGGCGACCATCCTCCAGGCCATCTGGGACGGTTTCGAGATCGGCAACAACATTTAG
- a CDS encoding nuclear transport factor 2 family protein has product MRDKLAEYDAIAKAAEKFVKSVAEGTSKYARELFVDEAVLFGYLDGKLEHGSIEQFYHNVDTVPGDKNFKARIDVLLVEETLAVVRILEEGWGGRIDFTDVLLMLKMNGEWKCVAKAYNQNSETISK; this is encoded by the coding sequence ATGCGTGACAAACTGGCGGAATACGATGCCATCGCCAAGGCGGCGGAAAAATTCGTGAAGAGCGTGGCCGAGGGCACGAGCAAGTACGCCCGGGAGCTGTTCGTGGACGAGGCCGTCTTGTTCGGCTATCTGGACGGCAAGCTGGAGCACGGCTCCATCGAGCAGTTTTACCACAATGTGGACACCGTGCCGGGCGACAAGAATTTCAAGGCCCGCATCGACGTGCTGCTCGTGGAGGAAACGCTGGCCGTGGTCCGCATCCTCGAGGAAGGCTGGGGCGGCAGGATCGACTTCACCGACGTTCTGTTGATGCTCAAGATGAACGGCGAGTGGAAGTGTGTCGCCAAGGCTTATAACCAGAATTCCGAAACCATCAGCAAGTAG
- a CDS encoding nuclear transport factor 2 family protein: MKKLFLLALALMALLWNVSPAAADDAKDVEGITKALNLYTEAAVKGDSKIAQPAFAPKATMSYTEKGKLVTVPISELFAYYDKTGPHKATYKIETVKVAGDVAVVSIDSKFGDTSFDDMFTLVKDGDDWKIVSKVYHIK; encoded by the coding sequence ATGAAAAAACTGTTCCTGCTTGCGCTGGCGCTGATGGCCCTTCTGTGGAACGTCTCCCCGGCAGCAGCCGATGATGCCAAGGATGTGGAGGGCATCACCAAGGCCCTGAACCTCTACACCGAGGCCGCCGTGAAGGGCGACAGCAAGATCGCCCAGCCCGCCTTCGCCCCCAAGGCGACCATGTCCTATACGGAAAAGGGCAAGCTCGTCACCGTGCCCATCAGCGAGCTCTTCGCCTATTACGACAAGACCGGGCCGCACAAGGCCACCTACAAGATCGAGACCGTGAAAGTGGCCGGCGACGTGGCGGTGGTGAGCATCGATTCAAAGTTTGGGGACACGAGCTTCGACGACATGTTCACCCTGGTGAAGGATGGCGATGACTGGAAGATCGTGAGCAAGGTCTATCACATCAAGTAG
- a CDS encoding flavodoxin family protein: MKVLALNGSSNKNGVTRHAIDLVGEELAKDGIGMDVIHVGAKPVAGCLDCRKCRTNGHRCVHNDIVNTIIDKLPEYDGLILGCAVHYMGIPGPFKSVMDRLLYATEHLEGWGPKPATTIAVCRRAGAINAAQQLGNYLNCSNLLTVNSQYWNIGFGWKPEEFLTQDAEGVQTMRVLGKNFAWIMKVLDATRDSIPRPTYEKRVRANFCR, encoded by the coding sequence ATGAAAGTTCTGGCTCTCAATGGTAGCTCCAACAAGAACGGCGTTACCCGCCATGCCATTGACCTGGTTGGCGAGGAATTGGCGAAGGACGGCATCGGCATGGACGTGATCCACGTGGGCGCCAAGCCCGTGGCCGGATGCCTCGATTGCCGCAAGTGCCGCACCAACGGCCACCGTTGCGTCCATAACGACATCGTGAACACGATCATCGACAAGCTCCCCGAGTATGACGGACTCATCCTTGGCTGCGCCGTGCATTACATGGGCATTCCCGGGCCCTTCAAGTCGGTCATGGACCGGCTGCTCTACGCCACCGAGCACCTTGAGGGCTGGGGCCCCAAGCCCGCCACGACGATCGCCGTCTGCCGCCGCGCCGGGGCCATCAACGCCGCGCAGCAGCTGGGCAACTATCTCAACTGCTCCAACCTGCTCACTGTGAACAGCCAGTACTGGAACATCGGCTTCGGCTGGAAGCCCGAGGAATTCCTCACTCAGGACGCCGAGGGCGTGCAGACCATGCGCGTGCTGGGCAAGAACTTCGCGTGGATCATGAAGGTGCTGGACGCCACCAGGGACAGCATCCCACGCCCGACCTATGAGAAGCGGGTGCGCGCCAACTTCTGCCGCTGA
- a CDS encoding amidohydrolase family protein, whose protein sequence is MKAIDFRLRPPFRSYLNSFMYDMPALERSHKARALGEVSPAATRKDCRLLVEEMDAAGVVWGVAPVRLPQEADNEDALRLMEEYPGHFLGIPWIDPLTPKAAVAEVERYCVNGPCKGIILEPGLYTTPVKWYLNEPGIFPVYDYCEERGIPVLVSFGGRVADPRYYAPELAYDVATRFKKLKLVLCHGGWPFVTAICKVAMDCPNVILSPDTWAMDFAPGAADYMVAANYMLQDQIVFGSSYPAMPLAAAVENYARRLRPEVAEKVMYANGARLFGLE, encoded by the coding sequence ATGAAAGCCATTGATTTTCGCCTGCGGCCGCCTTTCAGGAGCTATCTCAACTCCTTCATGTATGACATGCCGGCGCTTGAGCGCTCGCACAAGGCGCGAGCCCTGGGCGAGGTTTCCCCCGCCGCGACCCGCAAGGACTGCCGCCTGCTCGTGGAGGAGATGGACGCCGCCGGCGTGGTGTGGGGCGTGGCGCCGGTGCGCCTGCCCCAGGAGGCGGACAACGAGGACGCCCTGCGCCTCATGGAGGAATATCCGGGCCACTTCCTCGGCATCCCGTGGATCGACCCGCTCACCCCCAAAGCGGCCGTCGCCGAGGTGGAGCGCTACTGCGTGAACGGCCCCTGCAAGGGCATCATCCTTGAGCCGGGACTCTACACCACGCCGGTCAAGTGGTACCTCAACGAGCCCGGCATCTTCCCGGTGTACGACTACTGCGAGGAGCGCGGCATCCCGGTGCTCGTCTCCTTCGGCGGCCGCGTGGCCGACCCGCGCTATTACGCGCCGGAACTGGCCTATGACGTGGCGACGCGCTTCAAGAAGCTCAAGCTCGTGCTCTGCCACGGCGGCTGGCCCTTTGTGACGGCCATCTGCAAGGTCGCCATGGACTGCCCCAATGTCATCCTCTCGCCGGACACCTGGGCCATGGACTTTGCGCCGGGCGCGGCGGACTATATGGTGGCCGCCAACTACATGCTTCAGGACCAGATCGTCTTCGGGAGCTCGTATCCGGCCATGCCGCTGGCCGCGGCCGTGGAGAACTACGCGCGGCGCCTCCGCCCGGAAGTGGCGGAAAAGGTCATGTACGCCAACGGCGCAAGGCTCTTTGGCCTGGAATGA
- a CDS encoding SDR family oxidoreductase translates to MNLEGKIAIVTGSNSGIGAAQAETMAAQGASVAVCGRDRARVDAEVDKIRDAGGKAIGMAFDVQDTPAIKEFHELVMRTWGRVDVLVTTHGIFDQRRGSLEMTELDFQKFMQINVISVFNFCNLVLPQMIERKKGCILATASISGMRNTAQGGPRGSAGGGSVYTSSKHALVGYMRSLSALYAWQGVRVNVICPGSVVTPFIQDSLDNDPDGYERRVRVIPAGRLGVPQDVAWLTAFLASDEADFINGAVIPVDGGRSNV, encoded by the coding sequence ATGAATCTGGAAGGGAAGATCGCCATCGTCACCGGCTCCAATTCCGGCATCGGCGCGGCGCAGGCCGAAACCATGGCCGCGCAGGGGGCCTCCGTGGCCGTGTGCGGCAGAGACCGGGCGCGGGTGGACGCCGAAGTGGACAAGATCAGGGATGCCGGGGGCAAGGCCATCGGCATGGCCTTCGACGTGCAGGACACGCCGGCCATCAAGGAATTCCATGAGCTCGTCATGCGCACCTGGGGCCGCGTGGACGTGCTCGTCACCACGCACGGCATCTTTGACCAGAGGCGCGGCTCCCTGGAAATGACGGAGCTCGACTTCCAGAAATTCATGCAGATCAACGTCATTTCCGTGTTCAATTTCTGCAATCTGGTGCTTCCGCAGATGATCGAGCGCAAGAAGGGCTGCATCCTCGCCACGGCCTCCATCAGCGGCATGCGCAACACCGCCCAGGGCGGGCCGCGCGGCAGCGCCGGGGGCGGCTCGGTCTATACCTCCTCCAAGCACGCGCTGGTGGGCTACATGCGCAGCCTGAGCGCGCTCTATGCGTGGCAGGGGGTTCGCGTCAACGTCATCTGCCCCGGCTCCGTGGTGACGCCCTTCATCCAGGACAGCCTGGACAACGACCCGGACGGCTACGAGCGCCGCGTGCGCGTCATCCCGGCCGGGCGCCTCGGCGTGCCGCAGGACGTGGCCTGGCTCACGGCCTTCCTGGCCAGCGACGAGGCCGACTTCATCAACGGCGCCGTCATCCCCGTGGATGGCGGCCGCTCCAATGTGTAG
- a CDS encoding TAXI family TRAP transporter solute-binding subunit: protein MSTFLRKLLALCAAVALLAALPPHNARAAGDDGTGVKMTLAGGPLGGGASMALAAFMKAFLAQYPNAKVDLMPGNGTANPARVSAGQVNVAHAQGALLKAASEGKAPYKKKHDNLRSLFSLNDDCRLLLFAREDAPIQSLEDLAKNHPAIRLSPATRGSTNDMFTRWALGAYGVDYPDIEKWGGTVTYINFDAMVDAMKDKQLDMVGYNGPGFPAFLRQILLSNPVRFLPVGEEEMAKLKERGLKASVIKAGEFEGLPAQDVPVATDTTEIICSADMPDELAYKIAKIWTENARDIALANPGYGTFDPAVSCKNTALPLHPGAERYFREAGYLK, encoded by the coding sequence ATGAGCACTTTCCTGCGCAAACTTCTCGCGCTGTGCGCGGCCGTGGCGCTTTTGGCGGCGCTTCCTCCCCACAATGCCCGTGCGGCCGGGGATGACGGCACGGGCGTCAAGATGACGCTGGCCGGGGGCCCGCTGGGTGGCGGAGCCTCCATGGCGCTCGCGGCCTTCATGAAGGCCTTTCTGGCCCAGTATCCCAACGCCAAGGTTGACCTGATGCCAGGCAACGGCACGGCCAACCCGGCGCGCGTTTCCGCCGGGCAGGTCAACGTGGCCCACGCGCAGGGCGCGCTGCTCAAGGCGGCCAGCGAGGGCAAGGCGCCCTACAAGAAGAAGCACGACAACCTGCGCTCGCTCTTCTCGCTCAACGACGACTGCCGCCTCCTGCTCTTCGCGCGCGAGGACGCGCCCATCCAGAGTCTTGAGGACCTGGCCAAGAACCATCCCGCCATCCGCCTGAGCCCGGCCACGCGGGGCTCCACCAACGACATGTTCACCCGCTGGGCGCTCGGCGCCTATGGCGTGGATTACCCGGATATCGAGAAGTGGGGCGGCACGGTCACCTATATCAATTTCGACGCCATGGTCGACGCCATGAAGGACAAGCAGCTCGACATGGTGGGCTACAACGGCCCGGGCTTCCCGGCCTTCCTGCGCCAGATACTGCTTTCCAACCCGGTGCGCTTTTTGCCCGTGGGCGAGGAGGAGATGGCCAAACTCAAGGAGCGCGGCCTCAAGGCCTCGGTCATCAAGGCGGGCGAGTTCGAAGGCCTGCCCGCGCAGGACGTGCCCGTTGCCACCGACACCACCGAAATCATCTGCAGCGCGGACATGCCCGACGAGCTGGCCTACAAGATCGCCAAGATATGGACGGAAAACGCCAGGGACATCGCCCTCGCCAATCCGGGCTACGGCACCTTTGACCCGGCGGTGAGCTGCAAGAACACGGCGCTGCCGCTGCACCCCGGCGCGGAGCGCTATTTCCGCGAAGCCGGCTACCTCAAGTAA